The proteins below are encoded in one region of Amorphus orientalis:
- a CDS encoding helix-turn-helix domain-containing protein, translating to MKSVADARRVRMGERLRALRHAQGLTLVEVAARSGLAVSTVSKVERGLMALTYDRFAQLADGLGVDVAELFSEEGSRFQPGQVAVARSGEFAEHVTENYVYEMLFADVWNKAMVPMLGTLQPSERMNFDRFVSHSGEEFVMVLEGRLTVTFEDRPPLVLEAGDSVYFDSNRGHLYASAGSEPARILVVCANVDAP from the coding sequence GTGAAATCGGTAGCGGACGCCCGCCGTGTCCGCATGGGAGAGCGGCTGCGGGCGCTTCGTCATGCCCAGGGGCTCACTCTTGTCGAGGTGGCCGCCCGCTCCGGCCTCGCCGTGTCCACGGTTTCCAAAGTCGAGCGCGGTCTGATGGCGCTGACCTACGACCGGTTTGCTCAGCTTGCCGATGGTCTCGGCGTCGACGTCGCCGAGCTTTTCTCAGAAGAAGGCAGCCGGTTCCAGCCGGGCCAGGTCGCCGTCGCCCGCAGCGGCGAGTTCGCCGAACATGTGACCGAAAACTACGTCTACGAAATGCTGTTCGCCGACGTGTGGAACAAGGCGATGGTGCCCATGCTGGGCACCCTGCAGCCGTCGGAACGCATGAACTTCGATCGGTTCGTCAGCCACAGCGGCGAGGAATTCGTGATGGTGCTGGAGGGCCGGCTGACCGTCACCTTCGAAGACCGGCCGCCGCTGGTGCTCGAGGCCGGCGACAGCGTCTATTTCGACAGCAATCGCGGCCACCTGTACGCATCCGCCGGATCCGAGCCGGCCCGCATTCTTGTCGTCTGCGCCAACGTCGACGCGCCCTAG